A single genomic interval of Carettochelys insculpta isolate YL-2023 chromosome 16, ASM3395843v1, whole genome shotgun sequence harbors:
- the ABCC6 gene encoding ATP-binding cassette sub-family C member 6 isoform X5, with amino-acid sequence MEENSSEEIVSQFEREWKKYCNRTKRNTESIKYKKHQQSRTGLAKADETQVLLQLEPSQSGPLLKAFWSLFGTYFLLGTLSLVICDVVLFSVPQILSLFLEFIADQEAPSWRGYFYATLLFLLACLQTLFEQRYMYACLVLGLRLKTAVTGLVYRKILVLSNAARRAATVGEIVNLVCVDVQRLMDLIIYFNGTWLAPMRIIICFVFLWQLLGPSALTAIGVFLILLPLNVVITKKRSHFQEDQMSHKDSRARLTNAMLRDIKIIKLYGWEKAFMEKVLGIRKQELQALKSSQILFSLSLSSFHSSTFLIAFVMFAVYTLVDEQHVLNAEKAFVSLTLINLLHTAHSFLPFSITAAIQAKVSLNRLAAFLSLEELDPTNKSGVVSNLLQDRITVRNGTFTWCRGSSPCLKRINLTVPRGCLLAVVGQVGAGKSSLLSALLGELQQLDGYVAMKGTVAYVPQQDWIQNASLEENIIFGEKLDESWYNRVIEACALLPDLENFPAGSKSEIGEKGTNLSGGQKQRVSLARAVYKKAAVYLLDNPLSAVDVQVGQYIFEHVIGPNGLLKHTTRVLVTHATNILPQVDNIVLMVDGEISETGSYQELLQKNGAFADFLHSYDNAEENEGCDLQAAGSTSDTIGSRNTVSQGKICSSVRSSVLKDEAKAVNQVGATAAASKDVGKLTEGEKVETSKVNISIYLDYLRAMGTSICLYIVLLFTCQQAASFCRGYWLSLWADDPVSNRTLQDTELRVGVFGVLGVFQAATAKFGSTAAVLLGGVIASCKLFQQLLENVTRSPMTFFEQTPIGNLLNRFSKETDAIDSVIPDKLKSLLGFLFSLLEIYIVVMVATPIAVVAIVPLTALYAVFQNFYIATACQLRRLEAASRSPIYSHISETFQGSVVIRAYKEQSRFVLHHDSRMDEHQRTCFAGIVADRWLATNLEFLGNGIVFFAALFAVISKTHLSPGIVGFSISYALQITGVLNWMVRSWTELQTNIVSVERVSEYSTTPKEAPWTVGSNSASQAWPTKGAIEFRNYGLKYRPNLEFTLKNINIKINGQEKIGIVGRTGAGKSTLALGLLRLVEPAEGEILIDGVNIAQIGLHDLRTKITIIPQDPVLFAGSLRMNLDPLSKYSDETIWRVLEWIQLRSFVLDLPDQLNHKCSEQGENLSVGQKQLICLARALLRKSQILLLDEATSAVDLETDLQIQLIVRTQFKERTVLTIAHRINTVLDYDRILVLENGHVAEFGTPEELIAQKGLFYRLVEESDRV; translated from the exons ATGGAAGAAAACTCCTCTGAGGAAATAGTTTCCCAGTTTGAAAGAGAATGGAAAAAGTACTGTAACAGAACCAAGCG AAATACAGAATCCATCAAGTATAAGAAGCATCAACAAAGCAGAACTGGTCTGGCCAAGGCAGATGAGACCCAGGTTCTCCTCCAGCTGGAACCGAGTCAGAGTGGGCCACTGTTGAAAGCATTTTGGAGCCTGTTCGGAACCTATTTCCTTCTTGGCACCCTCAGCTTAGTCATCTGTGATGTCGTCTTGTTTTCTGTCCCACAGATACTGAG TCTCTTCCTGGAGTTCATCGCTGACCAAGAAGCCCCCAGCTGGAGAGGTTATTTCTATGCAACACTACTGTTCCTATTAGCTTGCCTCCAGACTCTGTTTGAACAGCGGTATATGTATGCATGTCTTGTATTGGGGCTGAGGCTGAAGACTGCAGTCACAGGCCTAGTGTATAGGAAG ATCTTGGTCCTGTCAAATGCAGCCAGGAGAGCAGCCACAGTTGGAGAAATTGTCAATCTGGTATGTGTTGATGTGCAGCGGTTGATGGATCTCATTATATATTTTAATGGGACCTGGCTTGCTCCCATGCGGATCATCATTTGCTTTGTCTTCCTGTGGCAG CTCCTGGGACCATCTGCCTTGACTGCAATTGGtgtatttttaattcttttgccTTTGAATGTTGTGATCACCAAGAAGAGGAGTCACTTTCAG GAGGACCAGATGAGCCATAAAGACAGTCGAGCCAGGCTAACCAATGCCATGCTCAGAGACATTAAGATCATCAAACTCTATGGCTGGGAGAAAGCCTTTATGGAGAAAGTACTTGGCATCCGAAAGCAAGAGCTTCAAGCTTTAAAAAGTTCTCAGATCCTCTTTTCACTGTCACTGTCTTCCTTCCACTCATCCACATTCCTG ATTGCATTTGTCATGTTTGCAGTCTACACCCTGGTGGATGAGCAGCACGTCCTCAATGCTGAGAAAGCCTTTGTCTCTTTGACGCTGATCAACCTTCTCCACACTGCTCACTCTTTCCTGCCATTTTCCATAACTGCTGCTATACAG gccAAGGTTTCCTTAAACCGTTTGGCTGCCTTTCTCAGCCTGGAAGAACTGGATCCCACTAACAAGAGTGGAGTTGTCTCCAACCTCT TACAGGATCGTATCACAGTAAGGAATGGAACATTCACTTGGTGCAGAGGAAGCTCTCCTTGTCTTAAAAG GATAAATCTAACTGTGCCTCGTGGCTGCTTACTTGCTGTGGTTGGCCAGGTAGGAGCTGGAAAGTCTTCCCTGCTATCTGCATTACTTGGTGAGCTGCAGCAGTTGGATGGCTACGTGGCTATGAAG GGCACGGTGGCTTATGTTCCCCAACAAGACTGGATACAAAATGCTTCCTTGGAAGAGAATATTATCTTTGGAGAAAAGCTGGATGAAAGCTGGTATAACCGAGTGATTGAGGCTTGTGCACTGCTGCCAGATCTGGAGAACTTCCCTGCAGGAAGTAAAAGTGAAATAGGAGAGAAG GGGACAAACCTATCTGGAGGGCAGAAACAAAGAGTGAGTCTAGCTCGTGCAGTGTACAAGAAGGCAGCTGTTTACCTGCTGGATAACCCCCTTTCAGCGGTAGATGTCCAGGTTGGGCAGTATATTTTTGAACACGTCATTGGACCCAATGGCTTATTGAAGCACACG ACCCGTGTTCTGGTGACTCATGCAACCAACATTTTGCCCCAAGTGGACAATATTGTTCTGATGGTGGATGGTGAGATCTCTGAAACAGGCTCCTACCAAGAACTTCTACAGAAAAACGGGGCTTTTGCAGActtcctccattcatatgacaatGCAGAAGAAAACGAGGGCTGTGATTTACAAG CTGCAGGAAGCACCAGCGACACCATTGGTTCCAGAAACACTGTGTCTCAAGGAAAGATCTGCAG CTCAGTCAGATCTTCTGTTCTGAAAGATGAAGCCAAAGCTGTAAATCAAGTCGGTGCAACTGCTGCAGCTTCAAAAGATGTCGGCAAGCTAACAGAAGGGGAGAAAGTTGAAACCAGCAAG GTCAATATTTCCATTTATCTGGACTACCTGAGGGCCATGGGGACGTCGATCTGTTTGTACATTGTGCTCTTGTTCACATGTCAGCAAGCTGCCTCGTTTTGTCGTGGTTACTGGCTCAGCCTGTGGGCAGATGACCCTGTTAGTAACAGAACACTGCAGGACACAGAGCTGCGAGTGGGAGTCTTCGGTGTTCTTGGAGTTTTTCAAG CAGCCACAGCCAAATTCGGGTCAACTGCGGCCGTCCTGCTAGGAGGTGTAATAGCATCATGCAAACTCTTTCAGCAGCTGCTCGAGAATGTCACCAGATCCCCAATGACGTTTTTTGAGCAGACGCCCATTGGAAACTTGCTGAACCGATTCTCCAAAGAAACTGATGCCATTGATTCTGTGATCCCAGACAAGCTGAAGTCCTTGCTGGGGTTCTTGTTCAGTTTACTGGAGATCTACATCGTTGTGATGGTGGCCACACCAATAGCGGTTGTGGCAATAGTGCCACTAACAGCGCTGTATGCCGTGTTCCAG AACTTCTACATTGCCACTGCCTGCCAACTGAGACGCCTGGAAGCTGCTAGTCGTTCGCCCATCTATTCCCACATTTCGGAGACATTCCAAGGGAGCGTTGTGATTCGTGCTTACAAGGAGCAAAGCCGGTTTGTTTTACATCATGATTCCAGAATGGATGAGCACCAGAGAACATGCTTCGCTGGCATCGTCGCTGACAG GTGGCTTGCTACAAACCTAGAGTTTCTAGGTAATGGTATTGTGTTCtttgcagccctgtttgctgtgattAGCAAAACACATCTTAGTCCAGGGATTGTTGGCTTTTCGATTTCTTATGCTCTTCAG ATAACTGGTGTTTTGAACTGGATGGTGCGCTCCTGGACTGAACTACAAACTAACATTGTTTCTGTGGAGAGAGTGAGCGAGTATTCAACAACTCCAAAGGAG GCTCCTTGGACTGTGGGTAGTAATTCTGCAAGTCAGGCTTGGCCAACCAAAGGAGCAATTGAATTTAGAAACTATGGCTTGAAGTATAGGCCAAATTTAGAATTCACACTGAAAAAtatcaatataaaaataaatgggcAAGAGAAG ATTGGCATAGTTGGAagaacaggagctgggaaatccACTCTTGCCCTGGGTCTTCTGAGATTAGTGGAACCTGCAGAAGGCGAGATCTTAATTGATGGAGTGAATATTGCCCAAATAGGCCTCCATGACCTTAGAACCAAAATAACTATTATCCCCCAG GATCCAGTTCTGTTTGCTGGTTCTCTGCGAATGAACCTCGATCCTTTGAGCAAGTACTCAGATGAAACCATCTGGAGAGTTTTGGAATGGATTCAGCTCAGGAGCTTTGTACTGGATCTCCCTGACCAATTAAACCACAAGTGCTCTGAGCAAGGGGAAAATCTGAG TGTTGGTCAGAAGCAGCTCATTTGTCTGGCCAGGGCACTCCTGCGTAAATCCCAAATCCTGTTGCTAGATGAGGCCACCTCAGCAGTGGATCTGGAAACTGATCTTCAGATTCAATTGATCGTAAGGACCCAGTTCAAAGAGCGGACCGTATTAACGATAGCTCACCGTATAAACACTGTCCTAGATTATGACAG GATTTTAGTATTGGAAAATGGTCACGTTGCTGAATTTGGTACTCCAGAGGAATTAATAGCTCAGAAGGGACTATTCTACAGACTGGTTGAAGAATCAGACCGTGTCTGA
- the ABCC6 gene encoding ATP-binding cassette sub-family C member 6 isoform X4, whose protein sequence is MSHLFKTKMVLGFILILLCFSNLFYTLWEISQGSLRAPMFFISPAVLGITMIPAVFLTQFERLKGVQSSGILLIFWLLSFLAATVTVSSNIQQALQGGFSEDPFRHVTSYVYFILLLAEVVLFSFTDWPPFFSKVINDSNPCPELGASFVSKITFWWFSGLVWKGYWQPLQADDLWALMEENSSEEIVSQFEREWKKYCNRTKRNTESIKYKKHQQSRTGLAKADETQVLLQLEPSQSGPLLKAFWSLFGTYFLLGTLSLVICDVVLFSVPQILSLFLEFIADQEAPSWRGYFYATLLFLLACLQTLFEQRYMYACLVLGLRLKTAVTGLVYRKILVLSNAARRAATVGEIVNLVCVDVQRLMDLIIYFNGTWLAPMRIIICFVFLWQLLGPSALTAIGVFLILLPLNVVITKKRSHFQEDQMSHKDSRARLTNAMLRDIKIIKLYGWEKAFMEKVLGIRKQELQALKSSQILFSLSLSSFHSSTFLIAFVMFAVYTLVDEQHVLNAEKAFVSLTLINLLHTAHSFLPFSITAAIQAKVSLNRLAAFLSLEELDPTNKSGVVSNLLQDRITVRNGTFTWCRGSSPCLKRINLTVPRGCLLAVVGQVGAGKSSLLSALLGELQQLDGYVAMKGTVAYVPQQDWIQNASLEENIIFGEKLDESWYNRVIEACALLPDLENFPAGSKSEIGEKGTNLSGGQKQRVSLARAVYKKAAVYLLDNPLSAVDVQVGQYIFEHVIGPNGLLKHTTRVLVTHATNILPQVDNIVLMVDGEISETGSYQELLQKNGAFADFLHSYDNAEENEGCDLQAAGSTSDTIGSRNTVSQGKICSSVRSSVLKDEAKAVNQVGATAAASKDVGKLTEGEKVETSKVNISIYLDYLRAMGTSICLYIVLLFTCQQAASFCRGYWLSLWADDPVSNRTLQDTELRVGVFGVLGVFQAATAKFGSTAAVLLGGVIASCKLFQQLLENVTRSPMTFFEQTPIGNLLNRFSKETDAIDSVIPDKLKSLLGFLFSLLEIYIVVMVATPIAVVAIVPLTALYAVFQNFYIATACQLRRLEAASRSPIYSHISETFQGSVVIRAYKEQSRFVLHHDSRMDEHQRTCFAGIVADRWLATNLEFLGNGIVFFAALFAVISKTHLSPGIVGFSISYALQITGVLNWMVRSWTELQTNIVSVERVSEYSTTPKEAPWTVGSNSASQAWPTKGAIEFRNYGLKYRPNLEFTLKNINIKINGQEKIGIVGRTGAGKSTLALGLLRLVEPAEGEILIDGVNIAQIGLHDLRTKITIIPQDPVLFAGSLRMNLDPLSKYSDETIWRVLEWIQLRSFVLDLPDQLNHKCSEQGENLSVGQKQLICLARALLRKSQILLLDEATSAVDLETDLQIQLIVRTQFKERTVLTIAHRINTVLDYDRILVLENGHVAEFGTPEELIAQKGLFYRLVEESDRV, encoded by the exons AATCCATGTCCAGAACTTGGTGCCTCTTTTGTTTCCAAAATCACTTTCTGGTGGTTCTCTGG GTTAGTCTGGAAAGGCTATTGGCAGCCATTGCAAGCAGATGACTTATGGGCACTGATGGAAGAAAACTCCTCTGAGGAAATAGTTTCCCAGTTTGAAAGAGAATGGAAAAAGTACTGTAACAGAACCAAGCG AAATACAGAATCCATCAAGTATAAGAAGCATCAACAAAGCAGAACTGGTCTGGCCAAGGCAGATGAGACCCAGGTTCTCCTCCAGCTGGAACCGAGTCAGAGTGGGCCACTGTTGAAAGCATTTTGGAGCCTGTTCGGAACCTATTTCCTTCTTGGCACCCTCAGCTTAGTCATCTGTGATGTCGTCTTGTTTTCTGTCCCACAGATACTGAG TCTCTTCCTGGAGTTCATCGCTGACCAAGAAGCCCCCAGCTGGAGAGGTTATTTCTATGCAACACTACTGTTCCTATTAGCTTGCCTCCAGACTCTGTTTGAACAGCGGTATATGTATGCATGTCTTGTATTGGGGCTGAGGCTGAAGACTGCAGTCACAGGCCTAGTGTATAGGAAG ATCTTGGTCCTGTCAAATGCAGCCAGGAGAGCAGCCACAGTTGGAGAAATTGTCAATCTGGTATGTGTTGATGTGCAGCGGTTGATGGATCTCATTATATATTTTAATGGGACCTGGCTTGCTCCCATGCGGATCATCATTTGCTTTGTCTTCCTGTGGCAG CTCCTGGGACCATCTGCCTTGACTGCAATTGGtgtatttttaattcttttgccTTTGAATGTTGTGATCACCAAGAAGAGGAGTCACTTTCAG GAGGACCAGATGAGCCATAAAGACAGTCGAGCCAGGCTAACCAATGCCATGCTCAGAGACATTAAGATCATCAAACTCTATGGCTGGGAGAAAGCCTTTATGGAGAAAGTACTTGGCATCCGAAAGCAAGAGCTTCAAGCTTTAAAAAGTTCTCAGATCCTCTTTTCACTGTCACTGTCTTCCTTCCACTCATCCACATTCCTG ATTGCATTTGTCATGTTTGCAGTCTACACCCTGGTGGATGAGCAGCACGTCCTCAATGCTGAGAAAGCCTTTGTCTCTTTGACGCTGATCAACCTTCTCCACACTGCTCACTCTTTCCTGCCATTTTCCATAACTGCTGCTATACAG gccAAGGTTTCCTTAAACCGTTTGGCTGCCTTTCTCAGCCTGGAAGAACTGGATCCCACTAACAAGAGTGGAGTTGTCTCCAACCTCT TACAGGATCGTATCACAGTAAGGAATGGAACATTCACTTGGTGCAGAGGAAGCTCTCCTTGTCTTAAAAG GATAAATCTAACTGTGCCTCGTGGCTGCTTACTTGCTGTGGTTGGCCAGGTAGGAGCTGGAAAGTCTTCCCTGCTATCTGCATTACTTGGTGAGCTGCAGCAGTTGGATGGCTACGTGGCTATGAAG GGCACGGTGGCTTATGTTCCCCAACAAGACTGGATACAAAATGCTTCCTTGGAAGAGAATATTATCTTTGGAGAAAAGCTGGATGAAAGCTGGTATAACCGAGTGATTGAGGCTTGTGCACTGCTGCCAGATCTGGAGAACTTCCCTGCAGGAAGTAAAAGTGAAATAGGAGAGAAG GGGACAAACCTATCTGGAGGGCAGAAACAAAGAGTGAGTCTAGCTCGTGCAGTGTACAAGAAGGCAGCTGTTTACCTGCTGGATAACCCCCTTTCAGCGGTAGATGTCCAGGTTGGGCAGTATATTTTTGAACACGTCATTGGACCCAATGGCTTATTGAAGCACACG ACCCGTGTTCTGGTGACTCATGCAACCAACATTTTGCCCCAAGTGGACAATATTGTTCTGATGGTGGATGGTGAGATCTCTGAAACAGGCTCCTACCAAGAACTTCTACAGAAAAACGGGGCTTTTGCAGActtcctccattcatatgacaatGCAGAAGAAAACGAGGGCTGTGATTTACAAG CTGCAGGAAGCACCAGCGACACCATTGGTTCCAGAAACACTGTGTCTCAAGGAAAGATCTGCAG CTCAGTCAGATCTTCTGTTCTGAAAGATGAAGCCAAAGCTGTAAATCAAGTCGGTGCAACTGCTGCAGCTTCAAAAGATGTCGGCAAGCTAACAGAAGGGGAGAAAGTTGAAACCAGCAAG GTCAATATTTCCATTTATCTGGACTACCTGAGGGCCATGGGGACGTCGATCTGTTTGTACATTGTGCTCTTGTTCACATGTCAGCAAGCTGCCTCGTTTTGTCGTGGTTACTGGCTCAGCCTGTGGGCAGATGACCCTGTTAGTAACAGAACACTGCAGGACACAGAGCTGCGAGTGGGAGTCTTCGGTGTTCTTGGAGTTTTTCAAG CAGCCACAGCCAAATTCGGGTCAACTGCGGCCGTCCTGCTAGGAGGTGTAATAGCATCATGCAAACTCTTTCAGCAGCTGCTCGAGAATGTCACCAGATCCCCAATGACGTTTTTTGAGCAGACGCCCATTGGAAACTTGCTGAACCGATTCTCCAAAGAAACTGATGCCATTGATTCTGTGATCCCAGACAAGCTGAAGTCCTTGCTGGGGTTCTTGTTCAGTTTACTGGAGATCTACATCGTTGTGATGGTGGCCACACCAATAGCGGTTGTGGCAATAGTGCCACTAACAGCGCTGTATGCCGTGTTCCAG AACTTCTACATTGCCACTGCCTGCCAACTGAGACGCCTGGAAGCTGCTAGTCGTTCGCCCATCTATTCCCACATTTCGGAGACATTCCAAGGGAGCGTTGTGATTCGTGCTTACAAGGAGCAAAGCCGGTTTGTTTTACATCATGATTCCAGAATGGATGAGCACCAGAGAACATGCTTCGCTGGCATCGTCGCTGACAG GTGGCTTGCTACAAACCTAGAGTTTCTAGGTAATGGTATTGTGTTCtttgcagccctgtttgctgtgattAGCAAAACACATCTTAGTCCAGGGATTGTTGGCTTTTCGATTTCTTATGCTCTTCAG ATAACTGGTGTTTTGAACTGGATGGTGCGCTCCTGGACTGAACTACAAACTAACATTGTTTCTGTGGAGAGAGTGAGCGAGTATTCAACAACTCCAAAGGAG GCTCCTTGGACTGTGGGTAGTAATTCTGCAAGTCAGGCTTGGCCAACCAAAGGAGCAATTGAATTTAGAAACTATGGCTTGAAGTATAGGCCAAATTTAGAATTCACACTGAAAAAtatcaatataaaaataaatgggcAAGAGAAG ATTGGCATAGTTGGAagaacaggagctgggaaatccACTCTTGCCCTGGGTCTTCTGAGATTAGTGGAACCTGCAGAAGGCGAGATCTTAATTGATGGAGTGAATATTGCCCAAATAGGCCTCCATGACCTTAGAACCAAAATAACTATTATCCCCCAG GATCCAGTTCTGTTTGCTGGTTCTCTGCGAATGAACCTCGATCCTTTGAGCAAGTACTCAGATGAAACCATCTGGAGAGTTTTGGAATGGATTCAGCTCAGGAGCTTTGTACTGGATCTCCCTGACCAATTAAACCACAAGTGCTCTGAGCAAGGGGAAAATCTGAG TGTTGGTCAGAAGCAGCTCATTTGTCTGGCCAGGGCACTCCTGCGTAAATCCCAAATCCTGTTGCTAGATGAGGCCACCTCAGCAGTGGATCTGGAAACTGATCTTCAGATTCAATTGATCGTAAGGACCCAGTTCAAAGAGCGGACCGTATTAACGATAGCTCACCGTATAAACACTGTCCTAGATTATGACAG GATTTTAGTATTGGAAAATGGTCACGTTGCTGAATTTGGTACTCCAGAGGAATTAATAGCTCAGAAGGGACTATTCTACAGACTGGTTGAAGAATCAGACCGTGTCTGA
- the ABCC6 gene encoding multidrug resistance-associated protein 1 isoform X6 → MFAVYTLVDEQHVLNAEKAFVSLTLINLLHTAHSFLPFSITAAIQAKVSLNRLAAFLSLEELDPTNKSGVVSNLLQDRITVRNGTFTWCRGSSPCLKRINLTVPRGCLLAVVGQVGAGKSSLLSALLGELQQLDGYVAMKGTVAYVPQQDWIQNASLEENIIFGEKLDESWYNRVIEACALLPDLENFPAGSKSEIGEKGTNLSGGQKQRVSLARAVYKKAAVYLLDNPLSAVDVQVGQYIFEHVIGPNGLLKHTTRVLVTHATNILPQVDNIVLMVDGEISETGSYQELLQKNGAFADFLHSYDNAEENEGCDLQAAGSTSDTIGSRNTVSQGKICSSVRSSVLKDEAKAVNQVGATAAASKDVGKLTEGEKVETSKVNISIYLDYLRAMGTSICLYIVLLFTCQQAASFCRGYWLSLWADDPVSNRTLQDTELRVGVFGVLGVFQAATAKFGSTAAVLLGGVIASCKLFQQLLENVTRSPMTFFEQTPIGNLLNRFSKETDAIDSVIPDKLKSLLGFLFSLLEIYIVVMVATPIAVVAIVPLTALYAVFQNFYIATACQLRRLEAASRSPIYSHISETFQGSVVIRAYKEQSRFVLHHDSRMDEHQRTCFAGIVADRWLATNLEFLGNGIVFFAALFAVISKTHLSPGIVGFSISYALQITGVLNWMVRSWTELQTNIVSVERVSEYSTTPKEAPWTVGSNSASQAWPTKGAIEFRNYGLKYRPNLEFTLKNINIKINGQEKIGIVGRTGAGKSTLALGLLRLVEPAEGEILIDGVNIAQIGLHDLRTKITIIPQDPVLFAGSLRMNLDPLSKYSDETIWRVLEWIQLRSFVLDLPDQLNHKCSEQGENLSVGQKQLICLARALLRKSQILLLDEATSAVDLETDLQIQLIVRTQFKERTVLTIAHRINTVLDYDRILVLENGHVAEFGTPEELIAQKGLFYRLVEESDRV, encoded by the exons ATGTTTGCAGTCTACACCCTGGTGGATGAGCAGCACGTCCTCAATGCTGAGAAAGCCTTTGTCTCTTTGACGCTGATCAACCTTCTCCACACTGCTCACTCTTTCCTGCCATTTTCCATAACTGCTGCTATACAG gccAAGGTTTCCTTAAACCGTTTGGCTGCCTTTCTCAGCCTGGAAGAACTGGATCCCACTAACAAGAGTGGAGTTGTCTCCAACCTCT TACAGGATCGTATCACAGTAAGGAATGGAACATTCACTTGGTGCAGAGGAAGCTCTCCTTGTCTTAAAAG GATAAATCTAACTGTGCCTCGTGGCTGCTTACTTGCTGTGGTTGGCCAGGTAGGAGCTGGAAAGTCTTCCCTGCTATCTGCATTACTTGGTGAGCTGCAGCAGTTGGATGGCTACGTGGCTATGAAG GGCACGGTGGCTTATGTTCCCCAACAAGACTGGATACAAAATGCTTCCTTGGAAGAGAATATTATCTTTGGAGAAAAGCTGGATGAAAGCTGGTATAACCGAGTGATTGAGGCTTGTGCACTGCTGCCAGATCTGGAGAACTTCCCTGCAGGAAGTAAAAGTGAAATAGGAGAGAAG GGGACAAACCTATCTGGAGGGCAGAAACAAAGAGTGAGTCTAGCTCGTGCAGTGTACAAGAAGGCAGCTGTTTACCTGCTGGATAACCCCCTTTCAGCGGTAGATGTCCAGGTTGGGCAGTATATTTTTGAACACGTCATTGGACCCAATGGCTTATTGAAGCACACG ACCCGTGTTCTGGTGACTCATGCAACCAACATTTTGCCCCAAGTGGACAATATTGTTCTGATGGTGGATGGTGAGATCTCTGAAACAGGCTCCTACCAAGAACTTCTACAGAAAAACGGGGCTTTTGCAGActtcctccattcatatgacaatGCAGAAGAAAACGAGGGCTGTGATTTACAAG CTGCAGGAAGCACCAGCGACACCATTGGTTCCAGAAACACTGTGTCTCAAGGAAAGATCTGCAG CTCAGTCAGATCTTCTGTTCTGAAAGATGAAGCCAAAGCTGTAAATCAAGTCGGTGCAACTGCTGCAGCTTCAAAAGATGTCGGCAAGCTAACAGAAGGGGAGAAAGTTGAAACCAGCAAG GTCAATATTTCCATTTATCTGGACTACCTGAGGGCCATGGGGACGTCGATCTGTTTGTACATTGTGCTCTTGTTCACATGTCAGCAAGCTGCCTCGTTTTGTCGTGGTTACTGGCTCAGCCTGTGGGCAGATGACCCTGTTAGTAACAGAACACTGCAGGACACAGAGCTGCGAGTGGGAGTCTTCGGTGTTCTTGGAGTTTTTCAAG CAGCCACAGCCAAATTCGGGTCAACTGCGGCCGTCCTGCTAGGAGGTGTAATAGCATCATGCAAACTCTTTCAGCAGCTGCTCGAGAATGTCACCAGATCCCCAATGACGTTTTTTGAGCAGACGCCCATTGGAAACTTGCTGAACCGATTCTCCAAAGAAACTGATGCCATTGATTCTGTGATCCCAGACAAGCTGAAGTCCTTGCTGGGGTTCTTGTTCAGTTTACTGGAGATCTACATCGTTGTGATGGTGGCCACACCAATAGCGGTTGTGGCAATAGTGCCACTAACAGCGCTGTATGCCGTGTTCCAG AACTTCTACATTGCCACTGCCTGCCAACTGAGACGCCTGGAAGCTGCTAGTCGTTCGCCCATCTATTCCCACATTTCGGAGACATTCCAAGGGAGCGTTGTGATTCGTGCTTACAAGGAGCAAAGCCGGTTTGTTTTACATCATGATTCCAGAATGGATGAGCACCAGAGAACATGCTTCGCTGGCATCGTCGCTGACAG GTGGCTTGCTACAAACCTAGAGTTTCTAGGTAATGGTATTGTGTTCtttgcagccctgtttgctgtgattAGCAAAACACATCTTAGTCCAGGGATTGTTGGCTTTTCGATTTCTTATGCTCTTCAG ATAACTGGTGTTTTGAACTGGATGGTGCGCTCCTGGACTGAACTACAAACTAACATTGTTTCTGTGGAGAGAGTGAGCGAGTATTCAACAACTCCAAAGGAG GCTCCTTGGACTGTGGGTAGTAATTCTGCAAGTCAGGCTTGGCCAACCAAAGGAGCAATTGAATTTAGAAACTATGGCTTGAAGTATAGGCCAAATTTAGAATTCACACTGAAAAAtatcaatataaaaataaatgggcAAGAGAAG ATTGGCATAGTTGGAagaacaggagctgggaaatccACTCTTGCCCTGGGTCTTCTGAGATTAGTGGAACCTGCAGAAGGCGAGATCTTAATTGATGGAGTGAATATTGCCCAAATAGGCCTCCATGACCTTAGAACCAAAATAACTATTATCCCCCAG GATCCAGTTCTGTTTGCTGGTTCTCTGCGAATGAACCTCGATCCTTTGAGCAAGTACTCAGATGAAACCATCTGGAGAGTTTTGGAATGGATTCAGCTCAGGAGCTTTGTACTGGATCTCCCTGACCAATTAAACCACAAGTGCTCTGAGCAAGGGGAAAATCTGAG TGTTGGTCAGAAGCAGCTCATTTGTCTGGCCAGGGCACTCCTGCGTAAATCCCAAATCCTGTTGCTAGATGAGGCCACCTCAGCAGTGGATCTGGAAACTGATCTTCAGATTCAATTGATCGTAAGGACCCAGTTCAAAGAGCGGACCGTATTAACGATAGCTCACCGTATAAACACTGTCCTAGATTATGACAG GATTTTAGTATTGGAAAATGGTCACGTTGCTGAATTTGGTACTCCAGAGGAATTAATAGCTCAGAAGGGACTATTCTACAGACTGGTTGAAGAATCAGACCGTGTCTGA